A stretch of DNA from Clostridium sp. JN-9:
TAATTTAATTACTAGGTTATCATTAGAAGAAATATTAATTGCTGTTTTAATGGAGAATTTACAAAAAACTTTTCTTATGCCATTAAAAATTACCAAGCCAACGATAGGGCTATTAAGCGTAAAAATAAAAAGTTTGTATATGAGTGTAATTAGCAGATTTATAATTGTAGCTAAAGTTTAATTTTACACTATAATATGAACCATCAGCTGATATTCCTTCACTTATTTCGGTAACACTATTGGCAGTTGAATCTAGAGAGTAATTTGCCCGAATAACTTTATTCTTGGATGATATCATGCTATATTTATTACCATATTCATCAACATTCCAAAGTTCTGTTGTACTAACTTGTGCATTTATTATCAGTTTACCAAGATAAAAAGATCTGCCAAGTGGGTATGCATATATATTTGAAGTCGAACCAGTCCAATAAGTGTATGTGAAGGCTTCTGGATGTAGAACAACTTGAGGAGAAATAATACTACTTTTTACTGCCGCAGCATGCACTTTTCCATTAAATTTTCCACTAAAAGTAAATGGAATCAAAAATATAAGCACCAAAGCAATTTTTGATAAAAACTTTTTTGTTTTCAAAATAACACCTCCATAAAAATACTTAATTACTATATTCTATATGATACTCATTATTCCTCCAAATTTTATGAAACTTTATAACTTCTTTATTATATGTATGGAATTGCCAATAATTATATATGAAAAGCTATTATTTAAGCTCAACTTGTGGTAATATATGTATAATTAAGATATAAATAATAGGAGGGAAATTATAATGAATGATAAAGTTAATAAAATTTTATTATCAGGAATATTGATATGCCTAATAATTATTGCATTAAAAACAACTAATAAACAATATATCTCACCTAGTCCTAATATTAACATTAGTAAAAGTGAAACAGTTATACAACTAGCACCTAACAGGATTGCTGTTATAGATAATATTAATAATTCTGGAACTAGAGGAACTGTATTAGTATTTGATTATGATACCGTTTCTAAAAAATTTAATTATGCAGGTTCTATGAATTATGTGGATTACTTTAACAAACCATTAAAATAGGCATAATCGTTAATGTATGATTTTAATAAAAGGATTACATTTATAGAAGGTATATAAAGCATTGATATACAAAGGCTTATAGTGATTTTAACTGTAGGCCTTTTTATTATATTAATTATTAATGTACTGTTTTATATTTGCCTGAAATAAGAGTTTTAATATCATCAAATTCAATTTCTGAATTATCATTGCATCTTTTATCATATTGCATTACAGATTATTCCCCCAGAATAATCTTTCTCGCAATTTCCTACTAATACGGCAGCCCCTTATAACTTATTTTTTGTTATCGATATTTGTTAATTTACGTTCTTTATTCTTTAATCTTTGTTATTTTATTCAAAGGGAAGCACCCGAAATATGTCGGTAATTTACCTTGATCTATTTTCCCTATTGATGCATATATGATAAGTAAGAAGTAAGAGGTAAGAGGTAAGAGGTAAAAAGTAAAATTTTATGCTAATCAACTTTCAACTTCTAACCTTTAACTTATAACTGGATTTCGGGGGTGTGTATATAATGACCGATTTTACAATGATTCCAAATGAAATTATATCTAATAAAAACATCAGCCAGGGGGCATTTAAATTGTATTGTATTTTAAACAACTACTGTTATGGAAATAAGGATACCTGTTTTCCATCTCAGAGAACCTTAGCTGATCAAATGAAAAAGTGCATGAGAACAATTCAAAGGTATATAAAAGAATTAATAGAAAATGGAATAATTATAATAAAAAGAAGAGGCTCCATAAGCAATTTATATCAGATCTTAACAAAGACAGCAGAAAAGGCAAAACAAACTGCTGACTCTCTATTTGGAAAATCTCCAAATAAAAATACAAAATCAAAAAATAAAACAGCACCCGCCTATTTCGAAATAGAAGAAGAAGATGATGATGAATTTAAAGACTGCTTCTACAGCGAAAAGGAAAAGGAATATTTCAGGAAAATAAAAAAGAAAAGTTAATCATATCTAAAATTCTATAAATTTTCAGCACTTTCAACGAAGTGCTTTTTGTGCTTCCTAAAAAAAGATTATTCCATAGAAGATTTCTGCCATAGGCAAAAATCCACCTTATTTAATCTTTGTTCTTTAATCTTTAATCTTTGCTGATAAAAAATGTCGTATTAAAAGCGGCATTTTTATATCAGCTTAACGACATGGGTTAGCCGCGAATAAATACAAAAAAATAATATTTTATTAAAAAAAATCAAATCATTACTCCCAGTCTTAACCAAGTAACAGGTACTTAAAGAATACTTCCATCTACATATACAAAAAGAACGTAAATAGATTTAATTTTACACAATCTATTTACGTTCTTTATGCTAATTGGCTGCCTACCGGCACAGGATTTTTACAAATCCTTTTCTTATTACCTAACAAAACTGTAATTGAAATCATTTTTAGTTATTAAAACCTATGATCCACTTAATCAATTTAGTTTTTGGTTTTTCTGTAAAGAAAAACTACCTTATTGTCTTAAGAAAACCACCTGCTATGCAGGTGTGTTCAGAAAAGCTTAAGCGATGAGCAAAAAAGACCTCACTTTGGTATAATAGATATGGTTTCGCTAGCCAATCTAAAACTAAAGGAGGTCTGCCCAAATGGACAGTAATAGTTTAGCACACACAAAGTGGAATTGTAAATATCATATAGTTTTTGCACCAAAATACAGAAGGAAAGAAATATATGGAGAAAAGAAAAAAGAAATAGGAAAGATACCGAGAAAATTATGTGATTGGAAGGGGGTAGATATAATAGAAGCGAATGCTTGTGAAGATCACATACATATGCTTGTATCAATACCGCCTAAGATGAGTGTATCAGGATTTGTAGGATTTTTAAAAGGGAAAAGTAGTCTGGTGATATTTGAGAAATATGCAAATCTGAAATATAAATATGGAAATAGACATTTTTGGTGTAGAGGCTTTTATGTTGATACAGTTGGAAGAAATAAAAAGGCAATAGAAGAGTATATAAAAAATCAGCAAAATGAAGATATGATCGCTGACCAAATAAGTATTAAAGAATATACTGACCCTTTTAAGGGTAGCAAGTAACATGAAATGCGGCTGGCGGAACTATCACGTGCCTTAAGGCACAACGCTGGAAAGGTGCCCTTATAGGGCTGAGGAAATACCACCAGCTAAGCTGGTGGATTTTTATTGTTCTTTATTCTTTAATCTTTAAATTTAGTTCTTTGTTATTTAGCATTAACTACTTTTGTAGCAAAGCTTGTGTTTACAATCTTTGAAAAGGCTGGTCTTTGAGGAATAAGTGATGAATTATAGGATTGAATTATGTCCATTAATCTGCTTAAATCATCCTCTTTTAATATTGGGTTTGCTGCAAATGCATTTATATCTCTGTAATTTTTAACTACTGACATAATTATGTCTTCATCTGTGCCTGGGAAAAATGATTTTATGGAAGCTGCAACTTCTTGGTCATTGTGATTAGCCACCCATATCTGACCTTTGTAAATTGCCTTTGTAAATCTTTCGATTATATCCGGATTTTTTTCAATGTAAGACTTAGTTGCAAAGTAACAGGTATAAGGAATTACACCGGCTGATTTTCCAACAGAAGCTACTATATATCCAGACTTATCTTTTTGAAGCATACTTCCTGTAGGCTCAAAGAGAGCAACATAGTCACCTGTACCGGCCTTGAATGCACCTGCAGTGGCGGTGTAGGCTATGTTGGTTACAATATTTACATCCTTGCCCGGTTGAATGCCATGATTTCTAAGTACATATTCCAGGCTCATTTCAGGAACTCCGCCGGGTCTTGCTCCTATAATAGTTTTTCCTTTAACATCCTCCCAGTTAAAATCAGGCTCACTCTTTCTTCCTACAAGGAATGATCCGTCAGTTTGGGTAAGCTGTGCAAAAATTACAGGGTAATTCTCCTTATTTTGATTGTAAATATAGATTACCTGCTCTGGACCGCAGAAGCCAATGTCATCGCTTCCGCTTAATACCTGCTGCATAGTCTTATCTGCGCCCTGTCCTGTACTTAAATCAATTTCTATTCCCTGTTCTTTAAAAAATCCCTGTTTTATTGCTGCATACATTGGAGCATAAAAAACTGAACGTGCCACTTCATTAAGCTTTATCTTTACTGTTTTCACAGTGGTATTGTTATCTACAGTTGTGCTTGCTTTTTTACCGCAGCCTGTGGACAATGTTACAATTAATAAAAAAGAAAACATTATACACAGTGGTGAAATAAATTTTTTATTCATGGGCACCTCCGCCTAATTTATTTTCTATTTATAATATGTAAGAAACATTAAACTTGCTACTAATGTAGAATATGCAGTAATTTGTAGTATAATATTTTTAGCATATACATAAATTGGAGGTGTATCATGATTAGGACTTTAAAAGCTAAGTTTTCTATAGTTTATCTTTTTATGGTGGTAATAACATTAATAGTAGGTATTGTATCTGCCGTTAATGTATACAGCCTGGGCAAGTCTATTGATGGCCTTATGGTAGATAATTATAAGAGCATAAGTGTGGCTAATAAAATGCTGGAGGCCCTGGAAAATGAAAATAGTTCTATTTTAACATACATAAACATAAGCAGAGATAAAGGTATTGTGGATTTTCATAATTACAGCAGTGTATTTTTTAATGAATTTTATATAGAATCTAATAATATTACTGAAAAAGGTGAAAAGGAGCTTGTATCTGATATTCATGCATCCTATATTAATTATCTGCAGCTGTTTTCAAAATTTCAGGAGATATCAGCAGATAAAAACGATGCAGCTATGGAACAGTTTTATAATAAGGAAATAACACCAGAATTTAATCATTTAAGAGATCTTTTAAAAAAATTAATAGTGTTAAATGAAAAAAGCATGTCCAGCAGTAAAAACAGGGTAACTCAGGATGCTCAGGATTCCATGTATGCCATACTTATTTTAAGTGGAATTGGCATAGTTATGGCTTTTATTTTATCATCCTATTCTTTAAAGAGATTTCTAAGCCCCCTTTATGCATTAAGAGAAAATATGAAGGCTGTTAAGGAAGGAAATATAAATCAGCAGATACCCATTGAAACACAGGATGAGATAGGAGAGCTTTCAATGGAATTTAACAACATGACCAATAGACTTACGCAGTTTGAACAAAGCACGTTAGGCAGAGTCATAGCTGAAAAAAATAAATCTCTTGCCATTGTAAAGAGTATATCTGACCCCATAATAGTTTTGGATACAAACTATAAGGTGCTTCTTATAAATAATGCCTTAGAGGATTTGTTTGAAATAAAAGAAGAAGATGCATTAAATAAATATTTTTTGGAGGTAATAAGAAGCGGAGAACTGTATGATTATATTCAAAGCGCTTATAAAACACATTATGAAGTACCTGAAAATAAAATAATGTATTTCAAATTTAATGATAAGGAT
This window harbors:
- the tnpA gene encoding IS200/IS605 family transposase; translated protein: MDSNSLAHTKWNCKYHIVFAPKYRRKEIYGEKKKEIGKIPRKLCDWKGVDIIEANACEDHIHMLVSIPPKMSVSGFVGFLKGKSSLVIFEKYANLKYKYGNRHFWCRGFYVDTVGRNKKAIEEYIKNQQNEDMIADQISIKEYTDPFKGSK
- a CDS encoding helix-turn-helix domain-containing protein; the encoded protein is MTDFTMIPNEIISNKNISQGAFKLYCILNNYCYGNKDTCFPSQRTLADQMKKCMRTIQRYIKELIENGIIIIKRRGSISNLYQILTKTAEKAKQTADSLFGKSPNKNTKSKNKTAPAYFEIEEEDDDEFKDCFYSEKEKEYFRKIKKKS
- a CDS encoding ABC transporter substrate-binding protein, producing MNKKFISPLCIMFSFLLIVTLSTGCGKKASTTVDNNTTVKTVKIKLNEVARSVFYAPMYAAIKQGFFKEQGIEIDLSTGQGADKTMQQVLSGSDDIGFCGPEQVIYIYNQNKENYPVIFAQLTQTDGSFLVGRKSEPDFNWEDVKGKTIIGARPGGVPEMSLEYVLRNHGIQPGKDVNIVTNIAYTATAGAFKAGTGDYVALFEPTGSMLQKDKSGYIVASVGKSAGVIPYTCYFATKSYIEKNPDIIERFTKAIYKGQIWVANHNDQEVAASIKSFFPGTDEDIIMSVVKNYRDINAFAANPILKEDDLSRLMDIIQSYNSSLIPQRPAFSKIVNTSFATKVVNAK
- a CDS encoding ATP-binding protein; translated protein: MIRTLKAKFSIVYLFMVVITLIVGIVSAVNVYSLGKSIDGLMVDNYKSISVANKMLEALENENSSILTYINISRDKGIVDFHNYSSVFFNEFYIESNNITEKGEKELVSDIHASYINYLQLFSKFQEISADKNDAAMEQFYNKEITPEFNHLRDLLKKLIVLNEKSMSSSKNRVTQDAQDSMYAILILSGIGIVMAFILSSYSLKRFLSPLYALRENMKAVKEGNINQQIPIETQDEIGELSMEFNNMTNRLTQFEQSTLGRVIAEKNKSLAIVKSISDPIIVLDTNYKVLLINNALEDLFEIKEEDALNKYFLEVIRSGELYDYIQSAYKTHYEVPENKIMYFKFNDKDFYFNVVVTVLNDSEKNSAGMVVLFQNITGIKQVEKIKSDFIATVSHEFKTPLTSLMMGTSLINEESIGTLNHQQKDIIAAIKEDSEKLLSLVNNLLTLSKIESNNSIFNMEPNSINEIIQESMKGFMEQAKNSGVKLSCKLDNDIPMVKADFEKVTWVINNLISNALKFTKSGDSIFISAFRNQDKLCVSVKDTGIGIPEEYREKIFDKFVQVKQGDDTSTGTGLGLSIAKEIVEAHGGEIWCESKLASGSEFLFTLPIAK